The following proteins are co-located in the Paenibacillus sp. JNUCC32 genome:
- a CDS encoding superoxide dismutase: MAFQLPALPYANDALEPHIDAQTMEIHHDRHHNTYVTNLNAALENAPELQGKSLEDLIGNLDAVPESIRTAVRNNGGGHANHSLFWEVIGPNGGGQPTGALADAINSELGGFDKFKEDFAKAATTRFGSGWAWLVVKDGKLAVTSTPNQDSPIMEGQTPLLGLDVWEHAYYLKYQNKRPDYISAFWNVVNWEEVGKRYDNAK, from the coding sequence ATGGCATTTCAATTACCAGCACTTCCTTACGCAAACGACGCGCTCGAGCCCCACATCGACGCACAAACGATGGAGATCCACCATGATCGCCACCATAATACCTACGTAACCAACTTGAACGCTGCTCTTGAGAACGCTCCTGAGCTTCAAGGCAAATCCCTTGAGGATCTGATCGGCAACCTTGATGCTGTACCGGAAAGCATCCGCACAGCGGTTCGCAACAACGGCGGCGGCCATGCTAACCACTCCCTGTTCTGGGAAGTGATCGGACCAAACGGCGGCGGGCAACCAACCGGCGCTTTGGCTGATGCCATCAACAGCGAGCTCGGCGGCTTCGATAAATTCAAGGAAGATTTCGCCAAAGCGGCTACAACTCGTTTCGGCAGCGGCTGGGCTTGGCTCGTTGTTAAAGACGGCAAACTGGCGGTAACCAGCACTCCTAACCAAGACAGCCCGATCATGGAAGGTCAAACTCCTCTCCTCGGCCTGGACGTTTGGGAGCATGCTTACTACCTGAAATATCAAAACAAACGCCCGGACTACATCTCCGCATTCTGGAATGTTGTAAACTGGGAAGAAGTCGGCAAACGTTACGACAACGCGAAGTAA
- a CDS encoding BrxA/BrxB family bacilliredoxin, with amino-acid sequence MGMSFDRYMRDMVQPMRDELTSLGIKELTTPEEVEEVLPEAKGTTLVVVNSVCGCAAGQARPGVAIALENQVKPDHLYTVFAGQDKEATAKAREYFAPYPPSSPSIALLKDGELVHFIERHQVENRSAEEIAADLTDAFNRYCQ; translated from the coding sequence ATGGGTATGTCTTTTGACCGATATATGCGCGATATGGTTCAACCGATGCGGGATGAACTGACCAGTTTGGGAATCAAGGAGCTCACAACACCTGAAGAGGTGGAAGAAGTGCTTCCGGAGGCGAAAGGCACAACGCTGGTCGTTGTAAACTCCGTATGCGGATGCGCAGCAGGGCAAGCACGTCCTGGTGTAGCCATTGCGCTTGAGAACCAGGTGAAGCCGGATCATTTGTATACCGTGTTCGCCGGACAGGATAAGGAAGCAACGGCGAAAGCCCGTGAGTATTTTGCTCCGTATCCTCCGTCCTCCCCATCGATTGCGCTGCTGAAGGACGGGGAATTGGTACACTTTATTGAGCGTCATCAAGTGGAGAACCGTTCCGCCGAAGAAATCGCCGCAGATTTGACCGACGCATTCAATCGCTACTGCCAGTGA
- a CDS encoding NAD(P)/FAD-dependent oxidoreductase, producing the protein MLDYDIIVVGGGPSGLMSCVAAGERGASVLLIDKGDKLGRKLGISGGGRCNVTNAKEQDELIANIPGNGRFLYSAFQHWNNRDIMTFFEGLGIRLKEEDNGRMFPVTDKASSVVNALIGKVKELGTDIRTNSPVNRVLYENGRTAGVELKSGEVIHSSCVIIATGGQSVPQTGSTGDGYPWAEAAGHTITELYPTEVPIVSTEPFIASKELQGLSLREVELSVWNPKGKKVIAHRGDMLFTHFGVSGPIALRCSQFIRQVQRKFDVVNVDMAIDMFPERSQTELAAELKGRLEDEPRKSIKNVLKGMLPERMIPLLLSKSSIDSDMICSGISKAAQENLASVLKKFTFRASGTRSLKEAFVTGGGVSLKEIQPKSMESKLMPGLFFCGEIMDIHGYTGGYNITAAFATGYTAGKHAAESVSHIAD; encoded by the coding sequence ATGCTTGATTATGATATTATCGTCGTCGGAGGCGGACCTTCCGGATTGATGTCCTGCGTGGCTGCAGGGGAAAGAGGAGCTTCTGTCCTCTTGATCGACAAAGGGGACAAGCTAGGCCGTAAGCTTGGCATCTCGGGCGGCGGAAGATGCAATGTCACGAATGCCAAAGAACAGGATGAATTGATTGCCAACATTCCGGGGAACGGACGCTTTTTGTACAGCGCTTTTCAGCATTGGAACAACAGGGACATCATGACCTTCTTCGAGGGTCTCGGCATTCGGCTGAAGGAGGAAGACAACGGGCGCATGTTCCCTGTTACGGACAAAGCCTCCAGCGTGGTGAATGCCCTGATCGGCAAAGTGAAGGAGCTCGGTACCGATATCCGGACGAATAGCCCGGTGAACCGCGTTCTCTATGAGAACGGCCGGACGGCCGGGGTCGAGCTGAAATCCGGGGAAGTGATCCACTCTTCCTGCGTGATCATTGCCACCGGCGGGCAATCCGTGCCCCAGACCGGTTCGACGGGAGACGGTTATCCATGGGCTGAAGCCGCAGGCCATACGATAACGGAGCTGTATCCGACCGAGGTGCCTATCGTGTCTACCGAGCCTTTTATTGCCTCTAAAGAGCTGCAGGGCTTGTCACTGCGGGAGGTGGAGCTGTCCGTCTGGAATCCGAAAGGAAAAAAAGTGATTGCCCACCGGGGAGATATGCTGTTTACCCATTTCGGGGTGTCCGGACCGATCGCGCTTCGCTGCAGTCAGTTCATCCGCCAGGTGCAGCGGAAATTCGATGTCGTCAACGTGGACATGGCCATCGACATGTTCCCCGAGCGCTCTCAAACGGAGCTTGCGGCCGAGCTCAAAGGACGATTGGAGGATGAGCCGCGAAAGAGCATCAAGAACGTGCTTAAGGGCATGCTGCCGGAGCGGATGATCCCGCTGCTGTTATCCAAATCGTCCATCGATAGCGACATGATCTGCAGCGGCATATCCAAAGCCGCGCAGGAAAACCTGGCCTCCGTTCTTAAAAAGTTTACGTTCCGCGCTTCAGGCACCCGTTCGCTGAAGGAGGCCTTCGTGACGGGCGGCGGCGTCAGCCTCAAGGAAATCCAGCCCAAAAGCATGGAATCGAAGCTGATGCCCGGCCTCTTCTTCTGCGGCGAGATTATGGATATACATGGATACACCGGCGGCTACAACATCACGGCCGCCTTTGCGACCGGATATACGGCAGGCAAGCATGCCGCCGAGTCCGTATCGCACATAGCCGATTAA
- a CDS encoding MFS transporter, producing the protein MHSWKNALLYIFGIGISNLGNWIYLVAINLLVLHMTGSPAAVAGLFIIRPLATLLTNSWAGSIIDRANKRRLMMITDVIRGALIALIPFMSSVWGIYGIMFLINVAGSFFGPTSMTYVTKLIPAEVRKRFNAWSSFTTSGAVLLGPALSGLLIAYTDIRVSIVINAVSFLICALVIYFLPDVDEEEAADSKREAMTMRMLLRDWAAVIDFGKAAKYFMLVYVLFQSATLLGFALDSQEATFIKQVLLLGDEDYGLLVSVAGAGYLAGSMAASLSVKRLSLRMFIGAGMLLSSIGYMIFYAASGLMTAVIGFIVFGFFSSYANAGYTTFFQNQVPVDLMGRFTSVTRLLEGMLQILFTLLLGFAADAWSLQAVCLIGAGAAVLPSAMLLAVIYSPSKARYYETGAAAAANDA; encoded by the coding sequence TTGCATAGTTGGAAGAATGCGTTGTTGTACATTTTTGGCATCGGGATCTCCAATCTCGGGAACTGGATCTATCTGGTTGCCATCAATTTGCTCGTGCTCCACATGACGGGGTCTCCCGCGGCAGTAGCCGGATTGTTCATCATCCGGCCGCTCGCTACCCTGTTGACCAACTCCTGGGCGGGCAGCATCATCGACAGGGCGAACAAGCGCAGGCTTATGATGATCACCGATGTGATCCGGGGGGCCTTGATCGCCCTGATTCCCTTCATGTCCTCGGTGTGGGGCATCTATGGCATCATGTTTCTGATTAACGTGGCGGGCTCTTTCTTTGGGCCTACGTCCATGACGTACGTAACGAAGCTGATTCCGGCAGAGGTACGAAAGCGGTTCAACGCATGGTCCAGCTTTACGACTTCCGGCGCGGTATTGCTTGGACCCGCCTTATCCGGCCTGTTGATCGCCTACACGGATATTCGGGTCAGCATCGTCATCAATGCGGTATCCTTCCTGATCTGTGCGCTTGTCATCTATTTCCTTCCCGATGTGGATGAAGAGGAGGCGGCAGACAGCAAGCGGGAGGCCATGACGATGAGAATGCTGCTTCGGGACTGGGCCGCGGTGATCGATTTCGGAAAGGCCGCGAAGTATTTTATGCTCGTATACGTGCTGTTTCAATCCGCCACGCTGCTCGGTTTTGCGCTTGATTCCCAGGAGGCCACGTTCATTAAGCAGGTGCTGCTCCTCGGCGACGAGGATTACGGATTGCTTGTCAGCGTTGCGGGAGCAGGGTATCTGGCAGGCTCGATGGCTGCGTCTTTATCCGTTAAACGGCTGTCGCTGCGTATGTTTATCGGTGCAGGGATGCTCCTGTCAAGCATCGGTTATATGATCTTCTATGCGGCATCGGGTCTTATGACGGCCGTGATCGGTTTTATCGTGTTTGGATTCTTCTCTTCGTATGCCAATGCGGGGTATACCACTTTTTTCCAAAACCAGGTGCCCGTCGACCTCATGGGACGCTTTACGAGCGTGACCCGACTGCTGGAAGGGATGCTGCAGATTCTCTTCACGCTCCTGCTCGGTTTTGCCGCCGATGCCTGGTCGCTGCAGGCCGTATGCCTGATCGGTGCAGGCGCAGCGGTTCTGCCCTCGGCCATGCTGCTGGCGGTCATCTACTCGCCGTCCAAAGCGCGTTATTATGAGACCGGCGCCGCGGCAGCGGCAAACGATGCGTAG
- a CDS encoding dihydrofolate reductase family protein, which yields MGTLIYHVAVSLDYFIADQAMMEGRIDQTLFLFDGEHVPDFLAEIQDYEAVLMGGKTYAFGFKMGAKPGEPGYKGLKHYIFSRSLEFESNDEVELIKEDAIPFIRHLKEQADGKLWLCGGGELAGSLLQHKLIDQLVLKINPVMVGDGVPLFGSVKPRLKFDLIDMKQYANGVLKPTYNIIYT from the coding sequence TTGGGTACATTAATTTATCACGTTGCCGTTTCGCTTGACTATTTTATCGCAGATCAGGCCATGATGGAGGGAAGAATCGATCAGACCCTTTTTTTATTCGATGGGGAACATGTTCCGGACTTTCTAGCGGAAATCCAGGACTATGAGGCGGTCCTCATGGGCGGAAAAACGTATGCGTTTGGTTTTAAGATGGGGGCTAAGCCGGGGGAGCCAGGTTACAAAGGTCTTAAGCATTATATATTCTCACGTTCGTTAGAATTCGAATCCAACGATGAGGTTGAATTGATCAAGGAGGACGCCATCCCCTTCATCCGTCATCTCAAAGAACAGGCAGACGGCAAGCTGTGGCTGTGCGGCGGCGGAGAATTGGCAGGAAGCCTGCTCCAGCATAAACTCATCGATCAGCTTGTTTTAAAAATTAATCCAGTGATGGTTGGTGACGGTGTTCCGTTATTCGGCAGTGTCAAACCCAGGTTGAAGTTCGATTTGATCGATATGAAGCAATATGCCAACGGCGTTCTCAAACCGACCTACAACATCATATATACCTAG
- a CDS encoding ABC transporter ATP-binding protein codes for MLRLENVSHSFKNGNEVLKVLHNIQFEVQKGEMIALLGSSGSGKSTLLNLMAGLMKPTEGHIYIADQDIVKYGENKLAVFRRKHIGFIFQAYELIPTLTVRENVELPLVFQSVSPSKRRKKAMELLEMTGIGDKASLYPSQLSGGQQQRVSIARSLITEPSVIFADEPTGNLDTKTEEEIIRIMMSLNESMKTTFVIVTHEMEVAAQMKKTIMLRDGYLVQPENYATSTGGQRGPSAPSPLSGVPVHSEEAGEVR; via the coding sequence ATGCTGCGTTTGGAAAATGTATCGCACAGCTTTAAGAACGGCAACGAAGTGTTAAAGGTGCTTCATAACATCCAGTTCGAAGTCCAGAAGGGCGAGATGATTGCGCTGCTCGGCAGCTCCGGATCGGGCAAGTCCACGCTGCTCAACTTGATGGCCGGGCTGATGAAACCGACCGAAGGCCATATTTATATTGCGGATCAGGATATCGTCAAATACGGGGAAAACAAGCTTGCCGTTTTTCGGCGCAAGCATATCGGATTTATTTTTCAGGCTTACGAATTGATTCCGACACTCACGGTTCGTGAGAACGTGGAGCTTCCGCTTGTTTTTCAATCCGTTTCTCCGTCCAAGCGCCGCAAGAAAGCGATGGAGCTTCTGGAGATGACGGGGATCGGCGATAAGGCTTCGCTGTACCCGTCCCAGCTGTCCGGCGGGCAGCAGCAGCGCGTCAGTATTGCCCGCTCGTTGATTACCGAGCCTTCCGTCATTTTTGCGGACGAGCCGACGGGCAACCTGGACACCAAAACGGAAGAGGAAATTATCCGAATCATGATGTCGCTGAACGAGTCCATGAAGACGACGTTTGTCATCGTTACCCATGAGATGGAAGTCGCCGCCCAAATGAAAAAAACGATTATGCTCCGCGACGGTTATTTGGTTCAGCCGGAGAACTACGCGACTTCCACGGGAGGGCAGCGGGGGCCGAGCGCCCCTTCGCCCCTGTCCGGGGTCCCGGTTCATTCGGAGGAGGCAGGTGAGGTCCGCTGA
- the mutY gene encoding A/G-specific adenine glycosylase yields the protein MHNTEHKRYFSQELLDWYEINKRDLPWRRHRDPYYIWVSEIMLQQTRVDTVIPYFHRFIERFPTIQSLADAPEDDVLKCWEGLGYYSRARNLQAAARQVTEQYDGVMPSGKDEVSGLKGIGPYTSGAIRSIAFNIPAAAMDGNVMRVLSRYFLIEEDIMKVKTRTKMEDLVLTLVPDGRASDFTQALMELGALICTPKSPKCLVCPVMEHCSARLEGKEESLPIKTKAKPPRPEYRLTAIVEGTGVHEGKILIRKRPAAGLLAGMWELPHVIVSADGSSVPAAMPEETAMVRLRDALLEEGVPVQPIGHVMDAEHTFSHIQWNMGVYRCKWQDVPPAVLQAAESAAAYETGEENFRWIHVQDMERYAFPNVFIRILNAYFSS from the coding sequence ATGCATAACACGGAACACAAACGATACTTCAGCCAAGAGCTGCTGGATTGGTATGAAATCAATAAACGGGATCTGCCATGGCGCAGGCATCGCGATCCTTATTATATATGGGTATCTGAAATTATGCTGCAGCAGACCCGGGTAGATACGGTGATCCCGTATTTCCATCGGTTTATCGAGCGGTTTCCGACGATCCAATCGCTTGCGGACGCGCCGGAGGACGATGTATTGAAATGCTGGGAGGGTCTGGGCTATTATTCCCGCGCACGCAACCTTCAGGCTGCCGCTAGACAAGTGACGGAGCAGTACGATGGCGTGATGCCCAGCGGCAAAGACGAAGTGTCGGGTCTGAAAGGGATAGGGCCCTATACCTCGGGCGCCATTCGCAGCATCGCGTTCAACATTCCGGCCGCGGCCATGGACGGCAACGTGATGCGCGTGCTTTCCCGTTATTTTTTGATCGAGGAAGATATCATGAAAGTGAAAACCCGTACCAAGATGGAGGATCTGGTGCTGACGCTGGTTCCGGATGGACGGGCCTCGGATTTCACCCAGGCGCTGATGGAGCTGGGGGCCTTGATCTGTACGCCGAAGTCGCCCAAATGCCTGGTATGTCCGGTCATGGAGCATTGTTCGGCCAGGCTGGAGGGCAAAGAGGAATCGCTTCCTATTAAAACGAAGGCCAAGCCGCCGCGTCCTGAATACCGTCTTACCGCGATTGTAGAGGGCACCGGCGTGCACGAAGGCAAGATCCTGATCCGCAAGCGTCCAGCCGCCGGTTTATTGGCCGGGATGTGGGAGCTGCCGCATGTGATCGTATCGGCCGATGGGAGCAGCGTACCGGCTGCAATGCCCGAGGAGACGGCGATGGTCCGCTTGCGCGATGCCTTGCTGGAGGAAGGGGTCCCGGTCCAGCCGATCGGCCATGTGATGGACGCGGAGCATACCTTTAGCCATATTCAATGGAATATGGGCGTATACCGCTGTAAGTGGCAGGATGTGCCGCCGGCAGTCCTGCAGGCTGCGGAAAGCGCGGCTGCATATGAGACGGGCGAAGAGAATTTCCGGTGGATTCACGTTCAGGATATGGAGCGTTACGCATTTCCCAATGTATTCATCCGGATTCTGAATGCCTATTTCTCATCTTGA
- a CDS encoding ATP-binding protein — MLSLWKDILLQVLLSGTLIFHLPLLLDRHLKCLNKKNPDDLLRFRKHIVIASGISTVLCVLISAMSDYYVPIHLGVIPLFLGILYGSRSSGLCLAVIYATSHGLINGWSTTGLVLNLLVLGYSLLPRVSSNFKQGSMTEKIYWLWSALVPAMLIIVACHAMEGKARNDDLNPDTILVTILYMLIGIFYSGVIVYWIELTSGRLASGQYDVKGGEIASLTKMMEMIPLGMVAVDRSGNIIAFNQPLIRSFRSVFPNLTTKDVIGRPLFDLLEGMIQKEHLRSRFQRAINGVESTGEIMRSATRVYSTGIYPLIHNGNGDIMGAVGIMEDITELEKLRTEFINVERLSLVGQMAASITHEIRNPMAVVRGFLQLMKEKSPDTLDHYYRIVMEELDRANGIISDFLSLAQNRAAEKEECHLHDIIHELSPLLWADANLRGQNIELKLGTGIPELYLNAKEMKQLILNLCRNGMEAMDDKGTLTIETRLEGDLAQLYVADTGIGIPENELERLFEPFFTTKSKGTGLGLALCMSIVQRHHGTIDVKSYLGEGTVFIISFPVRSYPHGLTESQSAAASE, encoded by the coding sequence GTGCTGAGCCTATGGAAAGATATTTTGCTGCAAGTTTTGCTGTCTGGTACACTCATCTTTCATCTGCCGCTTCTCCTCGACAGACATCTAAAGTGCCTGAACAAGAAGAACCCGGATGATCTGCTTCGATTTCGCAAGCATATTGTCATTGCCAGCGGAATCAGCACCGTATTGTGCGTCTTGATTTCTGCAATGAGCGATTATTACGTTCCGATCCATCTTGGCGTGATCCCGTTATTTTTAGGCATATTATATGGAAGCAGGAGTTCAGGGCTATGTCTTGCAGTAATTTATGCCACAAGCCATGGGCTGATTAACGGCTGGTCAACGACCGGCCTCGTTCTGAATTTGCTTGTATTGGGATACTCGCTATTACCTAGGGTATCCTCCAATTTCAAGCAAGGCTCCATGACCGAAAAGATTTATTGGCTCTGGAGCGCGCTCGTTCCGGCTATGCTGATTATTGTAGCCTGCCACGCGATGGAAGGAAAGGCTAGGAATGACGATCTGAATCCGGACACGATTCTGGTGACCATTCTGTATATGCTGATCGGCATTTTTTATTCGGGCGTGATCGTGTATTGGATCGAATTAACCTCTGGGCGTCTGGCTTCGGGCCAGTACGACGTGAAGGGCGGAGAGATTGCTTCATTAACGAAAATGATGGAGATGATTCCTTTAGGGATGGTTGCGGTGGATCGCAGCGGCAATATCATCGCCTTTAATCAACCGCTTATCCGCAGCTTTCGAAGCGTGTTTCCCAATCTGACCACCAAGGATGTCATCGGCAGGCCGTTGTTCGACTTGTTGGAGGGCATGATTCAAAAGGAACATTTGCGCAGCCGATTTCAGAGAGCCATAAACGGTGTCGAAAGCACCGGGGAAATTATGCGCAGCGCTACTAGAGTGTATTCTACCGGCATTTATCCGCTTATACATAATGGGAACGGCGACATCATGGGTGCGGTAGGCATTATGGAAGACATTACGGAGCTTGAGAAGCTCCGCACGGAATTTATTAATGTAGAACGGTTAAGCTTGGTCGGCCAAATGGCGGCAAGCATCACCCACGAGATTCGCAACCCGATGGCTGTCGTGCGCGGATTTCTGCAGCTTATGAAAGAGAAGAGTCCGGATACGCTGGATCATTATTACCGGATCGTCATGGAAGAGCTCGATCGGGCCAATGGCATCATCAGCGACTTTTTGTCCCTGGCCCAGAACCGGGCAGCCGAGAAAGAAGAGTGCCACCTACATGACATTATCCATGAGCTCAGCCCGCTCTTGTGGGCGGACGCCAATTTGCGCGGACAGAACATCGAGCTGAAACTGGGAACCGGCATTCCCGAACTGTATCTGAATGCCAAGGAAATGAAGCAGCTCATTCTGAACTTGTGCCGCAATGGGATGGAGGCCATGGATGACAAGGGGACGTTGACGATCGAAACCCGGCTGGAAGGGGACCTCGCCCAGTTGTATGTGGCGGATACCGGAATCGGCATACCGGAGAATGAGCTGGAGCGCTTGTTTGAACCTTTCTTTACCACGAAGAGCAAGGGGACGGGGCTTGGACTCGCCCTGTGCATGAGCATTGTACAGCGTCATCATGGAACGATAGACGTAAAATCGTACCTAGGCGAGGGCACGGTGTTCATCATTTCTTTTCCTGTCCGCTCGTACCCGCACGGCCTGACGGAATCCCAGAGCGCTGCCGCTTCCGAATAA
- the acpS gene encoding holo-ACP synthase — translation MIYGIGHDVLDMKRMETLMTGPHGEKFIQRVLTQQEQAVAAKKGARRTEFIAGRFAAKEAISKAFGCGIGRLIGFHDMEVMPGALGRPEASLSKEAWDRLGLGGPAHYAIHLTISHQATLASAFAVVEKIK, via the coding sequence GTGATCTACGGAATCGGGCATGATGTGCTGGACATGAAGCGAATGGAGACGTTGATGACAGGCCCGCATGGAGAGAAGTTCATTCAGCGCGTGCTTACGCAGCAAGAGCAGGCCGTTGCCGCTAAGAAGGGGGCAAGACGGACGGAGTTTATTGCCGGGCGTTTTGCTGCCAAGGAGGCGATATCCAAGGCATTTGGCTGCGGAATCGGCCGCCTGATCGGATTCCATGACATGGAAGTAATGCCGGGTGCTCTCGGCAGGCCGGAAGCCAGTCTGTCCAAGGAAGCCTGGGACCGCCTGGGCTTGGGGGGCCCCGCCCATTATGCGATTCATTTGACGATTTCCCATCAGGCCACGCTGGCTTCCGCCTTCGCCGTGGTGGAGAAGATCAAGTAA
- the nadE gene encoding ammonia-dependent NAD(+) synthetase yields the protein MSLQEQIIAELGVKPTINVEEEVRKRVDFLKNYVKNSGTSGLLIAISGGIDSAVAAGLCKRATDELTEENGKEYKTLGVFQPYGEQADISDSYATAKAFDLKYTVETNIEEAVNEVALEVEHGLKNIGVHQHMSIPGKGNVKARVRMVVQYALAFEQNLIVVGTDHASEAITGFYTKWGDGAVDITPLSSLNKRQVRMLASYLGVPQSILDKAPSAGLWEGQTDEKELGISYDDNSDYLEGKTINPEVQQKLESYYVKTAHKRNTIPGI from the coding sequence ATGAGCCTGCAAGAACAAATTATCGCTGAACTGGGTGTCAAGCCTACGATTAACGTGGAGGAAGAGGTACGCAAGCGCGTGGATTTCCTGAAAAACTACGTGAAGAACTCCGGCACTTCCGGACTGCTGATCGCCATTAGCGGCGGGATCGATTCGGCCGTGGCCGCCGGCCTGTGCAAGCGGGCTACAGACGAGCTCACGGAGGAGAACGGCAAGGAATACAAGACGCTCGGGGTGTTCCAGCCATACGGCGAACAGGCCGATATTTCCGACAGCTACGCAACGGCGAAGGCCTTCGATTTGAAATATACCGTCGAGACCAATATCGAGGAGGCGGTGAACGAGGTTGCTTTGGAAGTGGAGCATGGCCTGAAGAATATCGGCGTCCATCAACATATGAGTATCCCCGGCAAAGGCAACGTGAAGGCCAGAGTGCGTATGGTGGTACAATATGCGCTGGCATTCGAGCAGAATTTGATCGTTGTCGGCACGGACCATGCATCCGAGGCGATTACCGGCTTCTATACCAAGTGGGGGGACGGCGCAGTGGACATTACGCCGCTGAGTTCCCTGAACAAGCGTCAGGTTCGCATGCTTGCATCCTATTTGGGGGTACCGCAATCGATTCTGGACAAAGCGCCTTCTGCCGGACTTTGGGAAGGACAGACGGACGAGAAAGAGCTCGGAATCAGCTATGATGATAACAGCGACTATCTGGAAGGCAAAACGATCAATCCCGAGGTTCAGCAGAAGCTTGAGAGCTATTACGTCAAAACGGCGCACAAGCGCAATACGATTCCAGGCATCTAA
- a CDS encoding ABC transporter permease, with translation MERSHHFRHPGSLLWRRVTAHWKNQRDNLATVVDWVVMLYIIVPGLLLGGGLYRELWTSPLPGWVQFLPLQAVVAILLFMFSGRVLLFFEEADTLFLRQQREWMKGLMIGGMAYSHAVSTIKGLFISVLALPILVREHEITGTALMTLLAVTVVCAWCANLWTAMIRSRYKGWRKHLMTYVVRWLSFGLLTLLVTFWLHSYVVIWAAVLFLLMLLFFLSRKRLAMQGTFLADAREDAKTRVQLTEKLLVQAVGKPPSIRSKTWFMRKSGRLFKGTAEKRLADAGLKAILRQPESLLLYVQITLVGIPAVWLPPLIIKIIVYAALVLMMSYWLNTRWALFAKAEFMHVLPFTNQQHRAAGIVAVRALLAVPAFLYSLVAGLTLFQGVMGWLAVLALTVLALMVAPSLMSWPVYKEEKRQPQE, from the coding sequence ATGGAACGATCACATCACTTCAGACATCCGGGCTCCCTCTTATGGCGAAGGGTGACCGCTCATTGGAAGAATCAGCGCGACAATCTGGCGACCGTGGTCGACTGGGTCGTGATGCTCTACATTATTGTCCCCGGCCTTCTCTTGGGAGGCGGGTTATACCGCGAGTTATGGACGAGCCCGCTTCCAGGATGGGTACAATTCCTGCCGCTGCAAGCGGTGGTAGCGATCCTGCTCTTCATGTTTTCCGGCAGAGTGCTGTTATTCTTTGAAGAGGCCGACACATTGTTTCTTCGCCAGCAGCGGGAATGGATGAAGGGGTTAATGATCGGAGGCATGGCGTACAGTCATGCGGTTTCAACGATCAAGGGTTTGTTCATTTCGGTGCTGGCGCTGCCGATTCTCGTCAGGGAACATGAAATTACCGGAACTGCCCTGATGACATTGCTGGCCGTTACAGTCGTTTGCGCCTGGTGCGCCAACCTATGGACGGCCATGATTCGTTCCCGTTATAAAGGCTGGCGGAAGCATCTGATGACGTATGTTGTACGCTGGCTATCATTCGGACTGCTGACGCTGCTTGTTACGTTTTGGCTTCATTCCTATGTTGTGATATGGGCGGCCGTCTTGTTTCTGCTCATGCTGCTTTTTTTTCTCAGCCGAAAGCGTCTGGCCATGCAGGGGACCTTCCTGGCCGATGCGCGCGAAGATGCAAAGACTCGGGTCCAGCTGACGGAGAAGCTGCTGGTTCAAGCCGTCGGGAAACCGCCCAGCATACGAAGCAAAACCTGGTTTATGCGGAAGTCCGGCCGATTGTTCAAAGGCACGGCGGAGAAAAGGCTCGCCGACGCGGGGCTTAAAGCGATTTTGCGCCAACCTGAGAGCTTGTTATTGTACGTTCAGATTACGCTGGTCGGCATCCCGGCCGTCTGGCTGCCGCCGCTGATCATCAAAATCATCGTTTATGCCGCCCTTGTCTTGATGATGTCGTATTGGCTGAACACAAGATGGGCATTGTTTGCCAAAGCCGAATTCATGCATGTGCTTCCGTTTACGAATCAGCAGCATCGAGCCGCCGGCATTGTTGCGGTACGAGCTTTGCTCGCCGTTCCCGCATTTCTTTATTCGCTCGTGGCAGGATTAACGCTTTTTCAGGGCGTAATGGGATGGCTCGCCGTGCTTGCATTGACCGTGCTTGCTCTCATGGTCGCGCCATCGCTCATGTCTTGGCCGGTATACAAGGAGGAGAAACGCCAACCTCAGGAATAA